AGGGTCAAGGCTCCGATGCCGGCAATATCCAGGCGTACGGTGCCAGCAAAGCTTTGGTCTTCTGCATGGGGCAAGGGCTTGGCATCGATGGTCACCAAATCGGCGGCGCCGTCCCGGTATTCCATGCATAGCGTCGGCAGGGTTGCCAGGTGAGCTGCACGAAGGCTGGCGATCTCGATTTCGAGCGCCTGGAGTTGCTCGACAGCTTGTTCCGGCACCGCCAGCATCGCCAGTGCTGCCTCTCCATCTTCGATCTGGGTTCTGGCGACTTCGGCTTGTTTCAACCGGTTGTCCGAGCCGGCCAGTTGTTCGGCAGCGTCACGCGCCAAAAGAGTCGCATCCAGCCGCGCGAGCAATTCGCGTGCTTCGCGCTCTTCCAGTTCGGCTGCTTGAACTTCGCCCATCGCTTGTTCGTTTTCGGCAATGGCAGAAGCGCGCCGATCGAGAACCTCACTGCGGCGAAGCTGCGCAATCGTCGACTGCTGGCGCAAATCCGTGGCTCGTTTGAGCGCGGTCCGAAAACTATCGAGGGCCTGCTGCGCCGCGTCGTGGTGAATTGCGGCAAGGGCAGCTTCCGCCTCGGCGGCTTTCAAGGCTTCGCTGTGCGATTTGGCGGCCTCGACTGCGGCTTCCGCGGCCGAGATGGCTTCCCGCCGAGTGGCGCCTTCTTCGGGGTTTTCAAGCTCAGACAGACGCGCCAACGCCATGCGCCGCTTGTCGAGCGAATCGCGCAGACCGGTGACTTCGGCGCTGAGACGCTGCTCGTCTTTCACCAGCTTGTCACGCTCGTCGAGCGCTGCCGCATAGAGACCGCCGCTCTTGGGACGCAGCGTTGACGTAACCAGGCTATAGAGTTCTTCTTCACATGCCGCGGCGATTTCGGCCATGCGTCGCCCGCCGGTCAGGGCTTCAACTTCCCCCTGAACCGAGGACAGTAGGCTTTCGCGCACGCGTTTTTCGCCGTCCTCCTCGCTTTTGCTGCGCCTTTCGATGCCGGTGACCCCTTGGCGAACCCAGAGCAATCCTGCCGGTCCTGCGCTTCCGCCATGGATTAGTTTGCCGATAAAGGCTTCGGCCTCATCGGCTTGAGCCAACAGTCGCCCGCCGTCGAGGTCAATAACGCTGGCCAGCCTGCCGCCATAAAACTGCTTGGCAAGTCGATAGCGTCCTTCTGAAGTGGTGATGTCGGCCTCCACCACCGGATTGCCCCCACTGTAAGGCCGCAACAGTCGCACGCCTTCGGGTGTGCCCGTGTGAGGCTGGAAAAAGAGTGCGTGCAGCGCTTCGAAGAAGGTTGATTTGCCGAACTCATTGACCGCGCAAAGCACGTTGACGCCGTCGCCGATGTTTTCGATGGCGACGCCTTGCCCGGCGAACCGTTTGACGTTGTGGAGCCGAAGGGCCGTAAGTTTCATGATCCCATCGCCTCGCAATAGCTGAACAACCGAACCAGTGCTTCTCGCGATATGTCGCGTTCGACAGCCGACCGGGTTTCGTCGCTGCTTTCATCCAACAGTGCCTGCGCTGCCTCGCGAAGGGCACCAGAGCGGTCGATCCGATCCAAATCGCCACTTTCGCAGTCGGTCGCGAGCCCGTCCCCGTCCAGTTCCAGATAGGCGAAGTCGGGCGCGGCTACCGCGATCGCCGCTTGAAGGATCGTTCGCCCACTTAACCGCACCCGGCCAGACGCGGCAATTCGCAGCAAAGTCTGACGCCGCAGATGAGCCGGTGGAAGCAACGCTTCAAATGCCGCGGCGCTGTCGTCGCCAGACAGCAGATGCAGGGGAGCGGTTTTCCAGGAAAAGCTAGCTGTTTCAACGGCCACGATCTCGGGCACGGCGCCAGGCCCGGCAATGGAAACGACAAGGGCCTGACCGGGTGTATCATGCTTGAAACGGTCAGGTTCGGGCGCACCGCTATAACGGCTGCGCTCATTGATGGTGACGGGTCCGTGCCAGTCGCCAAGTGCCAGATAATCGAGGCCGGCCTTAGTCGCGCGATCTGGTGCAATGACATCGGACGCTGCTGAATCTTCGGAAAAGTTCTGAATAGCGCCATGAGCAAGGCCGAGCCGGATGGCGCCTTGCGGCGTCGCGGCGCTGTTCATCCACTCGGTAAGGTCGCGACCGGGTCTGCGGGTGGTGCAAGGTGCAGGCAGCAGCGCCACGTCCGCGCCAATGGTCAGGGTTTCGGGCCGCGTCGCCAGCAGGACATTGTCCGGCACAACGCTGTCCGCTGCACTCCACAATTGATCAGCCAACAGGGAATCATGGTTGCCAGGCAGCAATATCCAGCGCAGAGGCGCGCTCTGGCTCATCTCGGCCATGGCCTGCCGCAACATCGCTGAAGTGGGCGTTTCGGTATCGAACGTATCGCCGGCCAGAAGTATGGTGGATGCACCATGGACGCGTGCCTGCTCTGCCAGCCGGCTGATCGCGCCATGGCGCGCTTCACGGAGCCGCCCGCGCAGATCCTCTGGCATGTTGCCGAACCGCTTGCCGATATGAAGATCGGAGCTGTGGATGAATCGAAACATGGAGTCTCCGAGACTATGTCGATGCCAGGTTGCGCTGGGCGCGATCGATGGCTTCATCCAGCCGGGAGCGTGAAATCGCCGCAAGTCGCTCGACACCGAGCAGACGTGCAAGGTCGAGAGCGGGGTCGGACTGTTCCAGAATGTCCTCGTTCGCAACGACGACAGCGGCCAGCTCGGCGATTGGAATGTCGGCAATGGACCGGCGGGCATCGGCATCGAACGGCATGCGATAATCAAGCAGGTCGACCACCGTCCCTCTCTTCCATAGGAAGCTGCCGCTGGATTCTTCAGTTCTATCGAACTCGCGCAGATGCAGGTCGATCCGCTCCCGAATCTTGTTGCCCGTTCTGAGCCAGCCATGCGCCCGTGCGATGCGCTGCGCAAGGACGTCATCTCGCAGAGGTCCTTCCTGCTCGATCACCGCGTCGACCATGGACCGCAGCGTGCCTCGGTAGACGAAGTCATAAAACTGATCCGGGCTGGTGGAAAATCCGGTTAGATCAGTCAGGCGATAACGGCCGCCCGTCGGTACGGTATCATGCGTCGAATGCGCGGCCGCAGGCAAAATTCCTGCAGATGCCGATGGGCGCTCTCCCGTCGCGAGGGGAGCGGCGACAAGTTCTGGCTCTGATTTTATCGACGGATGTTCCGGTTCGCCGGCCGATGCTAGGTCTTCGGCTGGCAATGGGTCCATGGGGTCGACCTTATGTCCCATGTCCCAATGGATCGCGGCTTCACTTTCCTGTTGTTCAGCCTGTTTGCGACGGCTTTCCTCGAGCAGCGCGGCCAGGCTGGCATGAAGCCTCTCGGTGCAACCTTCGAGATCAAACCACCAATCGGTTGACCATACCCGGACAATGTTCCACCCGAGGCCGCGCAGGACCTGCTCGCGGACCTTGTCTCGATCTCGCGCCGTGGCAGAACTGTGATAGGTCGCGCCGTCGCATTCGACCCCAGCCAGATAGGCGCCGGCGAGATCGGGATGCCGGATCCCTATATCCACTCGAAAGCCCGAAATGCCGACTTGAGGAACGATGGTCCATCCGCGCTTCTCAAGCTCGGCAGCGACGGCCTCCTCGAAAGGGGATTCCAGGGCTCCGACCGATCCGCGTTCCTGCGCTGGCAATGCCACAGCGCCGCGTTCGGCAAAATCGAGAAAGGCTTTGAGATGCTGTACGCCGATCGCTTTGGTTCGGTTGGGGTCGATCTGGTCGGCGGCAAAACCTGAAAATACGATCAGTTCCTGCCGCGCACGCGTCACCGCGACATTCAGCCGGCGTTCGCCGCCGTCCCGATTCAGCGCGCCGAAATCCATGCTGCGCTTGCCGGCATTATCTTGCGAAAAGGTGATCGAAAACAGGATTATGTCACGCTCGTCCCCTTGGACATTTTCCAGATTCTTGACGATGGCGGGCTCAATACGCTCGTCGGCAAAGAACCATTCAAGCTCCGGCTCTGTCTGGCGTGCCTTGTCGAAAAGGTCGAGGATGAGCGACTGCTGTTGCGCGTTGAAAGTGATGACTCCGAGCGTGGGTCGGTCCTTTTCCGGTAGGGCCAGCCAACGCCGCATCCTGCTGACCGCCTCGTCGGTTACCGCTTGGGCTTCGATTCGATTGGTGCGGCTTTTGCCACGGTCATAGATGCCGGTCGTGATTTTTCGCAGCTGAACTGCCCGATCTTCCACCGTTGGCGAAGGGAATGTGATGAGCCGGTTCTGATAGTAGTGATGGTTGGAAAAGGCGATCAGCGACTCATTGCGGCTACGATAATGCCAGCGCAGGTCACGTACCGGGATGCCGGCCGCTTTGGCTTCGTCGAGAATGCTCTCAAGATCCTTTTCGTGTTCGACGACTTCCTCGTCCTCCTCGTTGCGGCCAAAGAAATTGGTGGGCGGCAACTGCTTGGGATCGCCTACGATTATGGTTTGATGGGCTCGCGCGATGGCACCGACGGCGTCCCAGGTGGTGATCTGCGATGCTTCGTCGAAAATCACCACGTCGAACAGGGCTTGGTCGGGCGGTAGATATTGAGCGATTGAAAGAGGGGACATCAGCATGCACGGCGCGAGCTTGGCAAAGCTCGTCGGCATCGCGCCAATCATCTCGCGGATTGACCGGCTGGGCCGCTGCAATTCCATCTGATGGCGCAACAGGCCCAACTCGGAATTGCGCGGGACGCCTTGCACAGCCGGCAAACCATGAGCGATGGCACTGATGACGCGAAGGCTTGCTTGAGCGCGGACAAGATCGTCGATTTCCCGGAAATCTTCGATGGCGTGCTCGTGCTGGAAGCGACGGAAATTCCGCAGCACCGGATCGGCATCCAGCGTGGCCGGCAGCCACCAGCGTACATAGGCCAGGCGGAACGCGGATTGAGCTTCAGCTGGTCGCACTAGACCCGCCTCGATATCGTCGACCAACGCTCCCAGATTGTGACTGACAGCCCTGCGACGAATGCCGCACCACGAAGTCCAGTCCCGGAGAAGATGACGGGCGTCGAGCAAGTCTCCCATCGCAGTCGTCAATTCGGTCAGCGGGTTATCATGTTCTGCCCAAGAAGGCGTCTTTCCAGCAGGGATCGCAAATTGGGTCTTGGCAGCCTCGAATGCTGCAGAAGCCGCAAGGAAGCGGGCTGCCCCATAGCGCATCGTGCTATCTGCTGCACCGCTTCGCAGGCTCGGGGCGGTTGCTTGCAGGAGCGCTTTGAAATCCTCCGTGCCGAGGCCGGGCAGGCGTAGCGTCTGTCGAAGCCTTTCGGCCATCGAGAGTATCTGATCGATACGGTGGGTGTCGGTATCAAGTGCGGCAAATCCGATCGGCTTCCCAGATAGGATGTTGGCTTCGACAGTGGCCCGGCGGTCCTGCATCAGGCGCAACAGCAGCAAGTCGTGCTGAGGATCGGCTACCCCCTCTGTGACATAGCCTTGAAGCAGCTTCTGGACTTTGCGTTTGCCCAACTGACTGTTTGGCCAGAATGCAGAAGCGGCCTGCTGCCATTGCTGCTCTATGTCCTCCACCCGTATGCGCGCAACGGCAGCCTCGTCATAGCGGGCCGACAGGTCCTTGCGAGACTTGCGATAGTCTCCGATTGCCTCATTGAGAGTGGCGAGGGCTCCCCGCAACTGGGCGAAATCTCGATCAAAGACAATGCTGACGTCATAGCCGGCACTGTCCTGGAGTGCCGCTGCTAGTTTTCGCAGCGCTTCGAGCTCCGCTTTTGACGCGTCGCCTTTGGCGCGCAGGCCGATGCTCACCAGGAAGGCGTCGAGTGCGGTCGCTAGAACCTCGGACGCATTCTTGAGGGTCTTTGCCCCTTCGAGCAAATTGTCCTGCCAGCCTGACGTCCACTCGGTGACATCTATAAGACGCAAGACCGACCGCATCTCCACCGACTGAAATGCGAGACCTGTTTCGGCGGCAATATGCTCCAGCGCCAGCCGGTTTGCCTCGTCATGGGAATCGCGCGATGGCCAGGACAATCTCGGAGCGTGCTGCCGCTTGTTCTTGAGAGCGATGCCGAGCGCCAGATAAGGCGTCAGACCATTGACATGGTGCCGATGCAGCGCTTCGACATAGGCATTCAGTTCGTCGCGACGGACGCGAAGCCGCTCGTTGATCGCAATCCACTCCGCTGCGTCCACGCGCACGCCGCTTTCCCAGCTGATCCTGAGCTGGGTGAGAAAGTTGCGTCGGTCCGCCTTGCTGGAATGGAGTTCGAGACAATGCGCGCCCAGGCCATGTTCGCGCAGGCGGCGATACACCACATCGAGCGCCGCCGTCTTCTCGGCCACAAACAGCACGGTTTTGCCAACTGAAAGACAGTTGGCAATCATGTTGGCAATGGTCTGGCTCTTGCCAGTGCCGGGAGGACCGATGATGACAAAATCGCGACCCTCAGCGGCGGCAAGACTTGCGGCGGTCTGTGAGGAGTCGGCCGGCAGCAGCAAAACCATGTCGGACGGGGCATAGTGCCGGTCGAGTTCGCGCTCGTCGCGGAATGATGCGCCATTGCCCTCGAAAGCTATCTCCGGCGTGTCGATCAGATGGCGCACGACACGGTTTTCGCGCAGCGCATCGGTACGCTCGACCAGATCCTTCCACATGAGAAACTTGGCGAAGGAAAAGGTCGACAGCGCCGTCTCGTCCACCACCTCCATGCCGGGGACGTCGCGCACTGCCTGGCGCATAAGACCGAGCAGCCTCGGCACATCAACGCCGCTTTCGTCCTCGGGCAGCTCACCGGAAAACTGTGGCAGTTTGAGCTCGAAGTCGCGTTCGAGAAACTGCAACAAGGTTGCGTTGAATCGCGGTTCATCTTCATGGAAGCGCAAGGTAAAATGCGATGTTGCGCTGCGGCGCTCGATTTTGACCGGTACGAGCAGCAATGGCGCGCGATAGCTGCGCTCGTCCTCGGCCTTCTTCTTCCAGCGCAGGAAGCCGACCGCCAGGAAGAGCGTATTCGCGCCGCCCTCGGCAAAATCGTTGCGCACTTGCCGGTAAAGATCGATCAGCCGGGATTCCAATTGACGCCCATCGAGCGTCGACGGGAGCTCGTCGCGCAGAAGCGCTTCCGCGGCAAAGCCACGCTGGAGGTCACGTCCGTGCACCTCGCGATAGAGGACAGCATCCCGCTCGCCCAGTGGATTCTGTTCGGGGAGCGAAATCAGCCGGATCGAAGCGCCTGCCATCAGACGGTCCTCGAGGTAGCCGACGTCAGTACAAAGAAACGGAATTGTCTTCTTGGAGTCCGGAAAATTGAGCAGGCGGTTCCGCAGTGTCAAATCGAGGAGCTTTTTCTGCCAGCGGTCGATCCGTCCGGCCGCTGTCGTCGGCTTTACCTCGACGATCTCGACCGGCAGGGCTACCACGGCCGGTGCGGCTGGCAACGGCAACGCGATTTCGGTTGCCGCCTCTGCATCCACGCTGCGGCGCGTCGGTTCGTGCGAAGCAAGCGGTGTGATGCCGCCGCTGCGCGAGCGGCGTATATCGATGGCTGCGACAAAGGTGGCTACCTGCGTTTCGTCGAGCCGCTGTTCGATTGCGTGTTGGGCAGCCTCCAACGTCATCGCCGGCCGATGCGTCACGCCTGTCGTCTCAAACACGATGAGTTCGCGCGATGCCAGCGCCTTGCGGACCTCCATGGCATCGGGTTCAATGGCGTTGGCGAGCGTCCTTTGTGTCATCCAGACGCCGACGGCCGCGTGTCCCTGAAACATCAAAACGACGGGATGCAAGCCCGTCGCCTCCAGGGCGGACGCGAATAACAGACTGGTATCGAGACAGGTTGCCAGCTTTTCTGCCGTAATAATTGAGGGACGTCGAATTTTTTGGCCGCGGCTTTCGAAGCTCGCAGGTGGCTCTGCATAATGCAGCGATAGGCCAGCAATGGCCGAATAAATTGCGGCCGCCAGCATGAATGCGCGTTGCGGATTGCCGCTTTGATAGCCATCGAGGCTGGAAGGATGACCATGCGCTGCGAGCAGCTCCGCTGCGGAACGCAGCAGTCCTGCGATCGCCGGGTCGTTCGGCATGACGAATGCGGCGAGCAATTGCGCCATATCGACGACGCCACCCCATTCGTCGCGGGCAAGCAGGCGCACCGCAACGCGCTGCTCGGCCAGCACTGCGCCTCCTGAGGTTAGGCGCAACGTTATCTCCCCGCGCTCAGCCTCGTTGAGACCGGCCAGATAGCCGGCGTCGAGATCGATTTTTCGATCGCTTAAGGGAAGCCGGTCGCCAGCAACGATCCGATCAATTGTCCAGCTTTTGGCGCGCAAAAAAGGGGGGTTCGATGTCAGCTCGAGAGTGCATTTTTCGAAACCCTGCTGGGTCGGGTTGTTGAGCGCGATAGACCGGATCACCGGAATAGCATTTTGGAAGGACGCATATGTAAAGCTGGCGGCGATGTCCGCCACGACTTCTATTACGGGCGCGGCTGATATACCGGCAGCATCGCCAGTCTCCGAACTCGTTTCCATACCCCATCCCCTATTTTCATTTACGATAGAACTTTGCCGCCAGAATTTGAAAGTAAATTCTCGGTATGGTCGCCGCTTATGTCCAGCAGCATAGATTTCTAAAAGTGTTACCGCCCAGATAACGGTCGAAATGGAGACAGGCGATAATCGGTCGTCACGATTGGAGGGGATCCAAAAGTCGCGGAAATCGGAGCGCCGGCGCACGCTGCTGAAACCCAAGACGGGCAGGACGTCATCCGCAAATGTGTGGCGGTCCGGGCGCCATGGACCAAGCGTTGCGCGCCTATCGCGAGCGCTGTCGTGGCGCCTATCGCGGACTCGGACCCAGCCCGACAGTGACGGCGAACCTCGATCGGCCTATCGGTGAGGCGGTCGAATTCCGCCCATAGACTATCGAAAGGCACGCACTTCCAGCTCTATCTCCTCGTACGCGTTGCCGGCTACCTAAATTCGTGCGCGCGGTCCAATGCCTTTGATTGCTGATGTCGTTGTGGAGACGTTTGATCGCTGAAGCATTTGTTTGCTGACCTAGCGGCGCGGGGGGAGGTCATTTATTGGGTACATCTCCAGCACTCTATGTGCGATCGCGAGGAAAATTTGTCCAGACAAGCGAATTCATCGAATCTGGACTAATCAATAAGTATAATGATGGTAAGATTCGGGGGGCAGGAATGGCC
This region of Mesorhizobium sp. M2A.F.Ca.ET.046.03.2.1 genomic DNA includes:
- a CDS encoding ATP-binding protein; its protein translation is MKLTALRLHNVKRFAGQGVAIENIGDGVNVLCAVNEFGKSTFFEALHALFFQPHTGTPEGVRLLRPYSGGNPVVEADITTSEGRYRLAKQFYGGRLASVIDLDGGRLLAQADEAEAFIGKLIHGGSAGPAGLLWVRQGVTGIERRSKSEEDGEKRVRESLLSSVQGEVEALTGGRRMAEIAAACEEELYSLVTSTLRPKSGGLYAAALDERDKLVKDEQRLSAEVTGLRDSLDKRRMALARLSELENPEEGATRREAISAAEAAVEAAKSHSEALKAAEAEAALAAIHHDAAQQALDSFRTALKRATDLRQQSTIAQLRRSEVLDRRASAIAENEQAMGEVQAAELEEREARELLARLDATLLARDAAEQLAGSDNRLKQAEVARTQIEDGEAALAMLAVPEQAVEQLQALEIEIASLRAAHLATLPTLCMEYRDGAADLVTIDAKPLPHAEDQSFAGTVRLDIAGIGALTLRSNRPQQADRTIEDAEAKHRSLLASLGVDSLRTARQRLVEARDKATELGLARQRLADLAPKGIQQLHEELARLSALGAGDLELKVDPEQIRQHHAAAEQRVATTRNSVREALPLRSHADEAVMAAETAYVTIQAELTSLEVILGPDAAREEKGRLLLTEATARQKLREAAEMRAAPLRDGARDLTSAEAVLRRARSVQDAATQEASQLRVTLADLNGHIRTRSDDAVEEALREATEKLEIAGERARRFEFEKAVLDRLRTTLVAARSTARDLYLKPVMSELRPLLGLLFDDISIVFDENTLLPQTVRRNGQDEDVDRLSGGMREQLSVLTRLAFARLLARDGRPTPVILDDALVYSDDDRIERMFDALHRQSHDQQILVFSCRQRAFAKLGGNILQMSDWQPGRS
- a CDS encoding DNA repair exonuclease → MFRFIHSSDLHIGKRFGNMPEDLRGRLREARHGAISRLAEQARVHGASTILLAGDTFDTETPTSAMLRQAMAEMSQSAPLRWILLPGNHDSLLADQLWSAADSVVPDNVLLATRPETLTIGADVALLPAPCTTRRPGRDLTEWMNSAATPQGAIRLGLAHGAIQNFSEDSAASDVIAPDRATKAGLDYLALGDWHGPVTINERSRYSGAPEPDRFKHDTPGQALVVSIAGPGAVPEIVAVETASFSWKTAPLHLLSGDDSAAAFEALLPPAHLRRQTLLRIAASGRVRLSGRTILQAAIAVAAPDFAYLELDGDGLATDCESGDLDRIDRSGALREAAQALLDESSDETRSAVERDISREALVRLFSYCEAMGS
- a CDS encoding DUF3320 domain-containing protein; the encoded protein is METSSETGDAAGISAAPVIEVVADIAASFTYASFQNAIPVIRSIALNNPTQQGFEKCTLELTSNPPFLRAKSWTIDRIVAGDRLPLSDRKIDLDAGYLAGLNEAERGEITLRLTSGGAVLAEQRVAVRLLARDEWGGVVDMAQLLAAFVMPNDPAIAGLLRSAAELLAAHGHPSSLDGYQSGNPQRAFMLAAAIYSAIAGLSLHYAEPPASFESRGQKIRRPSIITAEKLATCLDTSLLFASALEATGLHPVVLMFQGHAAVGVWMTQRTLANAIEPDAMEVRKALASRELIVFETTGVTHRPAMTLEAAQHAIEQRLDETQVATFVAAIDIRRSRSGGITPLASHEPTRRSVDAEAATEIALPLPAAPAVVALPVEIVEVKPTTAAGRIDRWQKKLLDLTLRNRLLNFPDSKKTIPFLCTDVGYLEDRLMAGASIRLISLPEQNPLGERDAVLYREVHGRDLQRGFAAEALLRDELPSTLDGRQLESRLIDLYRQVRNDFAEGGANTLFLAVGFLRWKKKAEDERSYRAPLLLVPVKIERRSATSHFTLRFHEDEPRFNATLLQFLERDFELKLPQFSGELPEDESGVDVPRLLGLMRQAVRDVPGMEVVDETALSTFSFAKFLMWKDLVERTDALRENRVVRHLIDTPEIAFEGNGASFRDERELDRHYAPSDMVLLLPADSSQTAASLAAAEGRDFVIIGPPGTGKSQTIANMIANCLSVGKTVLFVAEKTAALDVVYRRLREHGLGAHCLELHSSKADRRNFLTQLRISWESGVRVDAAEWIAINERLRVRRDELNAYVEALHRHHVNGLTPYLALGIALKNKRQHAPRLSWPSRDSHDEANRLALEHIAAETGLAFQSVEMRSVLRLIDVTEWTSGWQDNLLEGAKTLKNASEVLATALDAFLVSIGLRAKGDASKAELEALRKLAAALQDSAGYDVSIVFDRDFAQLRGALATLNEAIGDYRKSRKDLSARYDEAAVARIRVEDIEQQWQQAASAFWPNSQLGKRKVQKLLQGYVTEGVADPQHDLLLLRLMQDRRATVEANILSGKPIGFAALDTDTHRIDQILSMAERLRQTLRLPGLGTEDFKALLQATAPSLRSGAADSTMRYGAARFLAASAAFEAAKTQFAIPAGKTPSWAEHDNPLTELTTAMGDLLDARHLLRDWTSWCGIRRRAVSHNLGALVDDIEAGLVRPAEAQSAFRLAYVRWWLPATLDADPVLRNFRRFQHEHAIEDFREIDDLVRAQASLRVISAIAHGLPAVQGVPRNSELGLLRHQMELQRPSRSIREMIGAMPTSFAKLAPCMLMSPLSIAQYLPPDQALFDVVIFDEASQITTWDAVGAIARAHQTIIVGDPKQLPPTNFFGRNEEDEEVVEHEKDLESILDEAKAAGIPVRDLRWHYRSRNESLIAFSNHHYYQNRLITFPSPTVEDRAVQLRKITTGIYDRGKSRTNRIEAQAVTDEAVSRMRRWLALPEKDRPTLGVITFNAQQQSLILDLFDKARQTEPELEWFFADERIEPAIVKNLENVQGDERDIILFSITFSQDNAGKRSMDFGALNRDGGERRLNVAVTRARQELIVFSGFAADQIDPNRTKAIGVQHLKAFLDFAERGAVALPAQERGSVGALESPFEEAVAAELEKRGWTIVPQVGISGFRVDIGIRHPDLAGAYLAGVECDGATYHSSATARDRDKVREQVLRGLGWNIVRVWSTDWWFDLEGCTERLHASLAALLEESRRKQAEQQESEAAIHWDMGHKVDPMDPLPAEDLASAGEPEHPSIKSEPELVAAPLATGERPSASAGILPAAAHSTHDTVPTGGRYRLTDLTGFSTSPDQFYDFVYRGTLRSMVDAVIEQEGPLRDDVLAQRIARAHGWLRTGNKIRERIDLHLREFDRTEESSGSFLWKRGTVVDLLDYRMPFDADARRSIADIPIAELAAVVVANEDILEQSDPALDLARLLGVERLAAISRSRLDEAIDRAQRNLAST